A section of the Methanococcoides sp. LMO-2 genome encodes:
- a CDS encoding prenyltransferase/squalene oxidase repeat-containing protein, translating to MEDAIKRAFAWTEVQDASGTKELARLITACRIWNVENDYSSRLVQLRSEDNWEGSIRETSRACSALAALDIGSNINSNFNIGDSLHWMASRQQDNGSWDNDVYDTTYALIALADMDVHEPNGCRWLVENYGEKWEHVGTTSLIITALIKQSDLVQTNMYPDFVRERAGWIFSERNEDGGWKFISTSNLVIQALSIAGFNKELERSGEWLLRKQNPNGSWGKGEGDITATALSLITLGFLKDNLINKRK from the coding sequence ATGGAAGATGCAATAAAAAGGGCATTTGCATGGACAGAGGTGCAGGATGCATCCGGTACAAAGGAACTTGCACGCCTTATTACTGCATGCAGGATCTGGAATGTTGAAAATGACTATTCTTCCCGACTAGTACAGCTCAGAAGTGAAGATAACTGGGAAGGGTCCATAAGGGAAACCTCAAGAGCCTGTTCAGCCCTTGCAGCATTGGACATTGGATCGAATATTAATAGCAACTTTAACATCGGGGATAGCCTGCACTGGATGGCCTCCAGACAACAGGACAACGGGTCCTGGGATAATGATGTTTATGACACCACCTACGCCCTGATAGCACTGGCAGATATGGATGTTCACGAGCCGAATGGCTGCAGGTGGCTTGTTGAGAACTATGGTGAGAAATGGGAACATGTGGGAACCACCTCTCTTATCATAACTGCCCTGATAAAACAAAGTGACCTCGTTCAAACTAATATGTATCCGGATTTCGTCAGGGAACGTGCCGGATGGATATTCTCAGAAAGGAACGAGGATGGAGGGTGGAAATTCATATCCACAAGCAACCTCGTTATCCAGGCATTGTCCATTGCAGGGTTCAATAAAGAGCTTGAAAGATCAGGGGAATGGCTGCTTAGGAAGCAAAATCCAAATGGTTCATGGGGAAAAGGAGAAGGCGACATTACAGCAACCGCACTCTCGCTTATAACGCTGGGATTTTTGAAGGACAATCTAATAAATAAGAGGAAGTAA
- a CDS encoding polymer-forming cytoskeletal protein: MDKRFIKYHPETNTYIVRRKAFFEDSVRIDGNMIIGSGANFWKDLEVTGSLELGKASLVKGSVKASDALISTRCEIRGNVDVVHNLTMLDNVEVAGHAICGNQMSIRPGCKVAFAKADKALELIGKVDIKEIESGTKLVVRSDM, translated from the coding sequence ATGGATAAGAGATTTATCAAATATCACCCGGAAACAAATACATACATCGTTCGCAGGAAAGCATTCTTTGAAGACAGTGTCAGGATAGATGGTAACATGATCATCGGTTCAGGTGCAAACTTCTGGAAGGACCTTGAGGTAACCGGGTCTCTTGAACTTGGTAAAGCTTCCCTTGTAAAAGGAAGCGTCAAAGCCAGCGATGCACTGATCAGCACACGCTGTGAGATCAGAGGGAATGTTGATGTTGTCCACAACCTTACGATGCTTGACAATGTAGAGGTCGCAGGCCATGCAATATGCGGAAATCAGATGTCCATCAGACCCGGCTGTAAGGTGGCTTTTGCAAAAGCTGATAAAGCGCTTGAGCTTATCGGGAAAGTTGACATAAAAGAAATTGAATCCGGAACAAAACTCGTTGTCCGTTCCG